Within the Acidimicrobiales bacterium genome, the region GGCCGGGCTCACGCCGCGCCCCGCCGCTCCTGCACCAGGCGCACCACCCGGCCCAGGTTCAGCGTCCACCCGACGCCGAAGACCTGGGGCGTCACCAGGCGGGACGACTCGGGGTCCCACAGCGACGCCTTCACCCGCTCCAGCGTGGGGCGGCGGAAGTCGTAGGGGACGATGCCGCCCAGCCGCCCGTGCCACTCCCGCTCGTCCGGCGGCTTGCGGCGCTCGGCGACGATGGCCGCCGCCGCCAGCCCCAGCGTGACGAGCCGGCCCAGCTTCCGACGCCGGCGACGGTCCTTCATGCCCCGCCCCTTCATGCCCCGCCCAGCGGGGTGTGGTCGGCGGTGATGCGGGTCGAGAGGTAGCGGGTGTCCCGCTCGAACGCCCCGTCCCGGCTGACGTACCTGCCTGCGCTGTTCGTCATGCCTGAAGCGTTCCCAGGCCGGCGCCCGGACGCACCCGGCGACGGCGGTTCAGCGACGCAGGGCGCTCCGCGCCTCCAGGCGGACGCGGAAGTCGGGGTCCTCCAGGAGCGGCTCCACGGCGGGCCGGCTCGGCGCCGTGCCCAGCTCGGCCAGGCCGC harbors:
- a CDS encoding DUF5808 domain-containing protein, with translation MKDRRRRRKLGRLVTLGLAAAAIVAERRKPPDEREWHGRLGGIVPYDFRRPTLERVKASLWDPESSRLVTPQVFGVGWTLNLGRVVRLVQERRGAA